A genomic segment from Sciurus carolinensis chromosome 1, mSciCar1.2, whole genome shotgun sequence encodes:
- the LOC124982122 gene encoding LOW QUALITY PROTEIN: 60S ribosomal protein L36-like (The sequence of the model RefSeq protein was modified relative to this genomic sequence to represent the inferred CDS: inserted 2 bases in 2 codons), which yields MALCYPMAVGLNRGHKVTKNVSXPRHSRRXGRLTKHIRFVQDMIWEVYGFAPYEHCAMELLKVSKDKWALKVIKKRVGTHICAKRKRGELSNVLATMRKAAAKKD from the exons ATGGCTCTATGCTACCCCATGGCTGTGGGCCTCAACAGAGGCCACAAGGTGACCAAGAACGTGA AACCCAGGCACAGCCGCC CCGGGCGCCTCACCAAGCACATCAGGTTTGTGCAGGACATGATCTGGGAGGTGTATGGCTTTGCCCCCTATGAGCATTGTGCCATGGAGCTGCTCAAAGTCTCCAAGGACAAATGGGCTCTCAAGGTCATCAAGAAAAGGGTTGGGACACACATCTGTGCCAAGAGGAAGCGAGGGGAGCTGAGCAAcgtcctggccaccatgaggaaGGCAGCTGCCAAGAAGGACTGA